A stretch of the Panicum virgatum strain AP13 chromosome 9N, P.virgatum_v5, whole genome shotgun sequence genome encodes the following:
- the LOC120689266 gene encoding uncharacterized protein LOC120689266: MRLSKVLMHGGSSLNILYVNTLEAMGIPRACLRESLFPFYGILPGMKAYLVGNIDLPVTFGSKSNSRTEALTFEVVDWKGVYHAILGCPAYATFMAVPNYTYHKLKLPGPNGVITVSDSFEQAYISSHEYYDLATTAANSAELGQLRATTAECRPDPGKPSQAPAFVSTDETKSVTVDDTDPTKTVRISSQLPAK, encoded by the coding sequence ATGCGTCTGTCCAAGGTACTGATGCACGGGggtagcagcctcaacatccttTACGTTAACACCTTGGAAGCCATGGGAATCCCACGAGCCTGCTTGCGGGAATCCCTCTTCCCCTTCTATGGCATCTTGCCGGGCATGAAGGCATACCTGGTCGGCAACATCGACTTACCAGTCACGTTTGGCAGCAAATCCAACTCCCGCACCGAGGCCCTCACGTTTGAGGTGGTGGACTGGAAAGGGGTGTATCATGCCATTCTTGGGTGCCCCGCCTACGCCACGTTCATGGCggtgcccaactacacctaccacAAGCTCAAGCTGCCGGGCCCGAACGGTGTCATCACCGTGAGCGACTCCTTCGAACAGGCCTACATAAGCAGCCACGAGTACTATGACCTTGCCACCACTGCGGCAAACTCGGCTGAGCTTGGTCAGcttcgcgccaccaccgccgagtGCCGCCCTGACCCTGGCAAGCCTAGCCAGGCACCGGCCTTCGTCTCAACCGACGAGACCAAGTCGGTCACGGTCGACGACACCGACCCAACCAAGACGGTGCGGATTAGCTCCCAGCTACCGGCCAAATAG